A window of Sphingobacterium sp. SRCM116780 contains these coding sequences:
- a CDS encoding DUF1543 domain-containing protein, with the protein MNLFMLMLGCKPLGRHIEQHDIYFGIAENLKGLVPSIQNYWKEAAGKIHVDAFRPVTQVGDYQIAVSKEKVDNQQLKLYFVNLGGYKPNDLEEYHYKELVVARELEEAKLLAKETVFFKNHLSPHIDDKYGIDVDDIYEIEELLPEEFNKQFYIQIEKRVGDASLADPITNGYYPLEIL; encoded by the coding sequence ATGAATCTTTTTATGTTGATGTTGGGTTGTAAGCCCTTAGGTAGGCATATCGAACAACATGATATTTATTTTGGAATCGCGGAAAACTTGAAGGGCTTAGTTCCTTCCATTCAAAACTACTGGAAAGAGGCTGCTGGGAAAATCCATGTGGATGCCTTTCGACCGGTTACGCAAGTAGGGGATTATCAAATTGCTGTTTCCAAAGAAAAAGTAGATAACCAGCAACTCAAGTTGTATTTTGTCAATCTGGGTGGTTATAAACCCAATGACTTGGAAGAGTATCATTATAAGGAGTTGGTGGTTGCACGGGAATTGGAGGAAGCGAAGCTATTGGCGAAAGAAACCGTTTTCTTTAAAAATCATTTGTCGCCGCATATTGACGATAAGTATGGTATCGATGTAGACGATATTTATGAAATCGAAGAACTTTTACCGGAAGAGTTCAACAAGCAATTTTATATTCAGATCGAAAAGCGAGTTGGAGATGCATCGTTAGCGGATCCGATCACAAATGGCTATTATCCATTAGAAATTTTATAA
- a CDS encoding serine hydrolase: MRTKFLFLLLGILLFSSPIYAQKVDKKLENKLKTLIQNFHGDIGIYVKNLKTQKEVLIHADSVFPTASIIKVPILAAVFDKIEKGALQLDQKFIYRSSQQYGGSGLMQFFKDSTETDLATMIGLMISYSDNVTSIWNQQLAGGGVVINELMDQLGLVNTKVNSRTEGRKEIWEKYGWGQTTPKEMATLVALIYKGKVVSPKASEKMYRYLGNMFYNERSLSQIPATIKTASKTGSVDDARGEVVLVNAPSADYVFCVLTNHIQDQSWTKTNEAEELTRKISHLLWNYFEPKHQYNP, translated from the coding sequence ATGAGAACAAAATTTTTATTTCTATTGTTAGGGATTCTCCTATTTTCCAGTCCGATATACGCGCAAAAAGTTGATAAAAAATTAGAGAACAAATTAAAAACCCTGATTCAGAACTTTCATGGCGATATAGGCATTTATGTCAAAAATCTAAAAACACAAAAAGAAGTCCTTATTCACGCTGACTCTGTTTTTCCTACGGCAAGTATCATCAAAGTACCCATTCTTGCTGCTGTTTTTGATAAAATAGAAAAAGGAGCCTTACAATTGGATCAAAAATTTATCTACCGATCCTCGCAACAATATGGAGGTTCGGGGCTGATGCAATTTTTTAAAGACAGCACGGAAACAGACTTAGCCACGATGATCGGATTAATGATCAGCTATAGTGACAATGTGACGTCTATTTGGAATCAGCAACTCGCTGGAGGAGGCGTCGTGATTAACGAACTGATGGATCAACTGGGATTAGTCAATACGAAAGTTAATTCCCGTACAGAAGGTCGCAAAGAGATTTGGGAAAAGTATGGTTGGGGACAAACGACACCGAAAGAAATGGCGACTTTAGTAGCATTGATTTATAAAGGCAAGGTCGTGAGTCCGAAAGCATCCGAGAAAATGTACCGCTATTTGGGCAATATGTTTTACAATGAACGCTCCCTTTCGCAAATACCAGCTACAATTAAAACAGCATCCAAAACAGGTTCTGTTGATGATGCTCGCGGAGAAGTGGTCCTTGTCAATGCGCCAAGCGCTGATTATGTTTTCTGTGTATTGACCAATCATATTCAAGATCAAAGTTGGACAAAAACCAATGAAGCGGAAGAACTCACCCGAAAAATATCTCATTTATTATGGAACTACTTTGAACCTAAACATCAATATAATCCTTAA
- a CDS encoding helix-turn-helix domain-containing protein, which translates to MYDARDYFPVINIQEFIKEPSGTSGLLFNKLLGGSYFAEPHKHDFLIIMLFDGGEGTHTIDFKKYSISTHQVHILFPGQVHQWKLQEHTVGYQLMFGREWYESFFPDLRFSALYYQQHPVFEVSGVLFNALFYEFQAIQEELKEQHVFWELMQTRCRLIGLLLRQYFEDTWTDFEKYHENPIISKFVQLIDLHFKSNRSVSFYAEKLHISANYLNIVCKKGMNTAASTLIHDRILLESKRLLKISEMSIKNIVYDLGFYDNASFSKFFKAHTGMTPSQFRDQG; encoded by the coding sequence ATGTATGACGCACGTGATTACTTTCCCGTTATAAATATTCAGGAGTTTATTAAAGAGCCATCTGGGACTAGCGGTTTGTTATTTAACAAACTACTTGGAGGGAGTTATTTTGCTGAACCCCATAAGCATGATTTCCTCATTATTATGTTATTTGATGGAGGGGAAGGCACACATACCATTGATTTTAAAAAATACAGCATATCAACCCATCAGGTGCATATTCTTTTTCCTGGGCAGGTACATCAATGGAAACTTCAAGAACATACAGTCGGCTATCAATTGATGTTTGGTCGGGAATGGTATGAAAGTTTTTTTCCAGACCTTCGTTTCTCTGCTTTATATTACCAGCAACACCCTGTTTTTGAAGTTTCGGGAGTATTATTTAATGCTTTATTTTATGAATTTCAAGCGATCCAAGAGGAATTGAAAGAACAGCATGTTTTTTGGGAACTGATGCAAACGCGCTGTAGATTAATTGGCTTACTGTTACGTCAATATTTTGAGGATACATGGACAGATTTTGAAAAATATCATGAAAATCCGATTATTTCAAAATTTGTACAACTAATAGATCTTCATTTTAAATCCAATCGCTCGGTTTCTTTTTATGCTGAAAAGCTACACATCTCGGCAAACTATCTGAATATTGTCTGTAAAAAAGGAATGAATACAGCTGCTTCCACGTTGATTCATGATCGTATTTTATTGGAATCGAAACGCTTACTCAAGATTTCAGAAATGAGTATAAAAAATATTGTTTACGATTTGGGGTTCTATGATAATGCCAGCTTCTCTAAGTTTTTTAAAGCCCACACTGGGATGACACCTTCGCAATTTAGGGATCAAGGATAA
- a CDS encoding amidohydrolase has protein sequence MFSYTFDSKRRDVNNLSNLSRKEFIKNTVITVAGLSLPIGTVTAGPSYAKSTDVVSHQLKFKNVRLETGFVYDESEVIATKTDLFYMEIENGKISKITANQPNADAIDKKGLLLLPSFKDMHIHLDKTFYGDKWQAVRRGKGGVKGMIALEQQILPDLLKNSIFKAEKLIELLQSKGTGFARSHVNIEPTSKLDSLKNLQQALENKHKSFSAELVAFPQHGVYYTDSAPYLKEAAQMDIDFIGGLDPYTIDGQIEKTMDFTVQLALDHAKGIDIHLHESGESGLKTVEYLIEKVNENPILKGKTYLSHCFVLGKLDQTKQEEVAERLGAAQIGVVSTIPFGGLIMPIPMLYKHNVTVLTGNDSIVDPWNTFGTGSVLQKANLMAQLYGYTSELLLSRSLKLATGGILPLDDKGKQQWPNIGDQADLVFVQASCSAEAVSRISSVESLIHAGELVF, from the coding sequence ATGTTTAGCTATACCTTTGACAGCAAAAGAAGAGACGTGAATAATTTGAGTAATTTGTCCCGTAAAGAATTTATTAAGAACACTGTTATCACGGTTGCTGGCCTATCTTTACCGATAGGCACAGTAACGGCAGGCCCATCATATGCCAAATCAACGGATGTTGTAAGCCATCAGCTGAAGTTTAAGAATGTGCGTTTGGAAACAGGTTTTGTATATGATGAGTCGGAAGTCATCGCAACAAAGACAGACTTGTTCTATATGGAAATTGAAAATGGGAAAATCAGTAAGATCACAGCTAATCAACCGAATGCAGATGCTATAGACAAGAAAGGTTTATTGCTATTGCCTTCTTTTAAAGATATGCACATCCATTTGGATAAAACTTTTTATGGCGATAAATGGCAGGCTGTTCGTAGAGGAAAAGGAGGAGTGAAGGGAATGATCGCTTTAGAACAACAAATACTACCGGATTTACTGAAGAACTCTATCTTTAAGGCGGAGAAACTGATTGAATTATTACAGTCAAAAGGTACTGGATTTGCCCGTAGTCATGTTAATATTGAACCGACTTCTAAATTGGATTCCTTAAAAAATCTGCAGCAAGCACTTGAAAATAAACATAAAAGCTTCAGCGCGGAATTAGTTGCCTTTCCACAGCATGGCGTTTACTACACAGACAGTGCTCCTTATTTGAAAGAGGCTGCTCAAATGGATATTGATTTTATTGGAGGGCTCGATCCTTATACTATTGATGGACAGATCGAAAAAACAATGGATTTTACTGTTCAACTGGCATTAGATCATGCAAAGGGGATTGATATTCACTTGCACGAGTCTGGAGAGTCGGGCCTAAAAACCGTAGAATATCTAATTGAAAAGGTGAATGAAAATCCGATTTTGAAAGGTAAAACTTATTTAAGCCATTGTTTTGTATTGGGGAAATTGGATCAGACTAAACAGGAGGAGGTCGCGGAAAGGCTAGGAGCTGCACAGATTGGAGTTGTCTCCACCATTCCATTTGGAGGCTTAATTATGCCCATCCCTATGTTGTATAAACATAACGTAACAGTACTAACGGGTAACGATAGCATTGTGGATCCTTGGAATACATTTGGAACAGGGAGTGTGTTACAAAAGGCTAATTTAATGGCACAATTGTATGGTTACACGTCTGAACTTTTACTTTCGAGAAGTTTAAAACTGGCAACAGGGGGTATCCTTCCTTTGGATGATAAAGGAAAACAACAATGGCCAAACATTGGAGATCAAGCGGATCTTGTATTTGTTCAAGCAAGTTGTTCCGCCGAAGCAGTTTCAAGAATTTCTAGTGTTGAATCTTTAATCCATGCAGGTGAGTTGGTTTTTTAA